A genomic segment from Necator americanus strain Aroian chromosome III, whole genome shotgun sequence encodes:
- a CDS encoding hypothetical protein (NECATOR_CHRIII.G11935.T1), which translates to MWDLLVLTAGNESQKRDFEILLAESDVLRYCREVAVIADYPHEVKIGSGGATMNVLHTLGDGVVEKHILLIHSGGLSQRMPHLSALGKIFATLPDGSSILEKKLNTYKLLPTLLPPGLLICASDVVEDVSAFKECNPESQMIAFATESSLEIAVDHGVFVLDSNGNLKSVLQKPSLKLLKDAAAVLPSGNALTDCFYWISWTVCEQLGSLWRDSGPCTVETCCYGDFMRPLGYAPLLDYIEQGPAELSMWRKSFAEIFSKISPQVVNLGVDSFFHMGTPRELKQHCRRNSVFHRKFLSSFSEAVHCSLTNCSALKLLQSYLTPQRGAAVALAFGQLWWRDFASAGYRVILLMSTMCFSEARASPRSDAHCPRPGNVANMRGLPARRRSRPKKLVRHRQQHPVRLAALNVGTLTQRSRELANTLRKRRVDICCVQETRWKSSKSKELGDGYKLIYHGTSNRNGIGIILNETFRNSATVDRLSERLMAVKVDTAEGELQVVSAYAPQVGCSEEEKACFWENLQQYVQSLEGEEVLLIGGDFNGHVGSRKDGFKSCHGGYGYGGRNDHGLRILEYAAASDVIIANTQYRKRKSHLITYTSGFKSHPYRPCRCPIPFANHGLENLLSKEKTFKDRDTAHQMVESEGSKGGNVVAYFQRDALDRGEHSGKDDSNHPPIRTVPSVDGPALPITAVEVSAALAKMKSNKATGPDDIPADAYTTAVPYDEGFERFLEARLRKVVSVSLNQCGFVKDCSTIDAIHAIRIFLEKHRKKNRSVHLAFLDLEKAFDRVPHELLWMSMKSHRVPEEYVRWTKLLYAKPTSVVRCAAGTSRPFPVQVGVHQGSSLSPLLVILCMDTITEEIQKQNPWTLLFASLPTNG; encoded by the exons ATGTGGGACTTATTAGTGTTGACTGCTGGAAATGAGTCGCAAAAACGAGACTTCGAAATCCTTCTTGCCGAATCGGATGTGTTACGGTATTGTAGGGAGGTAGCAGTCATTGCAGATTATCCTCACGAAGTCAAAATAG GATCTGGAGGAGCTACGATGAACGTTCTACACACATTAGGAGACGGAGTGGTTGAGAAGCAC ATTCTGTTGATTCATTCGGGTGGTCTTTCTCAACGGATGCCTCATCTCTCTGCATTAGGAAAGATATTCGCAACTTTGCCGGACGGTAGTTCTATTCTTGAGAAGAAACTGAACACATACAA ACTGCTCCCGACCCTGCTTCCGCCTGGTTTGCTGATATGTGCGTCAGACGTGGTCGAGGACGTATCAGCGTTCAAAGAATGCAATCCAGAATCTCAGATGATCGCTTTTGCAACAGAATCTAGTCTAGAG ATTGCCGTTGATCATGGTGTGTTTGTGTTGGACTCAAATGGAAACCTAAAATCAGTCCTACAAAAACCATCGCTGAAGCTGCTCAAAGACGCTGCAGCTGTTCTTCCATCTGGAAACGCATTAACAGATTG CTTTTACTGGATATCTTGGACTGTTTGTGAACAGCTAGGATCGTTGTGGCGAGACAGTGGCCCATGCACAGTGGAGACATGTTGCTACGGAGATTTTATGCGTCCTCTTGGATATGCGCCATTGTTGGACTATATCGAACAAG GTCCTGCCGAATTATCCATGTGGCGCAAGTCTTTTGCcgaaatattctcaaaaatttccccaCAAGTAGTGAATCTTGGTGTGGACTCATTTTTTCATATGGGAACTCCGAGAGAGCTCAAA CAGCACTGCCGTCGAAACTCAGTTTTCCACCGGAAGTTCTTGAGCTCGTTTTCTGAAGCTGTTCACTGCTCACTCACGAATTGCTCG GCTTTAAAACTGCTgcaatcctacctcacgcctcaacgcggcgcagcggtggccctggccttcgggcagctatggtggcgagactttgCCTCGGCAGGTtatcgcgtcatactgctaatgtctactatgtgtttttcagaagctagggcgtcccccagaagcgacgcgcattgccctcgcccgggcaatgtggcaaatatgcgagggctaccggctagaagacggagccggccaaagaagttggTCCGTCATCGCcaacaacatccagtgcgcttggcagcacttaacgttgggacgcttactcaaagaagtcgtgaactggcaaacactctcagaaaacgccgtgttgacatatgctGTGTACAGGAAACTCGCTGGAAAAGCTCCAAGTCAaaggaattaggcgatggctacaagctcatctaccacggcacatcaaatcgcaatggcattggtatcatattgaacgaaaCGTTTAGAAACAGCGCCAcagtggatcgactatcggaacgcctgatggctgtaaaagtggACACGGCAGAAGGGGAATTGcaagtcgtctctgcttatgctcCACAggtgggctgtagtgaagaagagaaggcgtgcttttgggaaaatctgcagcagtacgtccaatccctggaaggcgaagaagtacttctaatcggaggagacttcaacggacatgtcggttctcggaaagacgggTTTAAGAGTTGCCATGGTGGATATGGTTATGGAGGTCGTAACGACCACGGGTTGCGAATCTTGGAGTATGCTGCTGCAAGTGAcgtgatcattgctaacacgcagtatcggaaaagaaaatcgcatttgatcacgtacaccagcg gattcaaaagtcatccctacagaccatgtcgctgcccaataCCATTTGCTAATCacggacttgaaaatctcttGTCCAAGGAAAAGACATTCAAGGATAGagacacagcgcatcaaatggtggaatctgaaggatcgaaaggag GAAACGTGGTCGCCTACTTCCAGCGTGATgcgcttgaccgcggagaacactctgggaaagacgactctaa TCATCCTCCCATTCGaactgttcccagcgtcgatGGTCCTgctctaccaattactgccgtcgaagtcagtgctgccctcgcaaaaatgaagtcgaacaaggcaaccggtcctgatgacatacctgctgat GCCTACACGACTGCTGtaccatacgatgaaggttttgaGCGtttcctggaagctcgtctgaggaaagtTGTCAGCGTTTCACTTAACCAAtgcggctttgtgaaggactgcagcactatagatgctatccatgccatccgtatcttcctggagaaacatcgaaagaagaaccgcagtgtgcatcttgcttttctcgatctcgagaaagctttcgaccgtgtcccacatgaactcttatggatgtccatgaagtcgcatagagtaccagaagaatatgtgcggtggacgaagctgctttatgcgaagcctaccagcgttgtgcgatgtgctgctggaacaagcaggccattccctgtacaagtaggggttcatcagggttcatccctctcacccctGCTGGTCATattgtgcatggacacgataacggaGGAGATCCAGAAGCAGAATCCGTGGACCCTACTCTTTGCCTCTTTGCCGAcgaatggatag
- a CDS encoding hypothetical protein (NECATOR_CHRIII.G11935.T2), translated as MWDLLVLTAGNESQKRDFEILLAESDVLRYCREVAVIADYPHEVKIGSGGATMNVLHTLGDGVVEKHILLIHSGGLSQRMPHLSALGKIFATLPDGSSILEKKLNTYKLLPTLLPPGLLICASDVVEDVSAFKECNPESQMIAFATESSLEIAVDHGVFVLDSNGNLKSVLQKPSLKLLKDAAAVLPSGNALTDCFYWISWTVCEQLGSLWRDSGPCTVETCCYGDFMRPLGYAPLLDYIEQGPAELSMWRKSFAEIFSKISPQVVNLGVDSFFHMGTPRELKQHCRRNSVFHRKFLSSFSEAVHCSLTNCSALKLLQSYLTPQRGAAVALAFGQLWWRDFASAGYRVILLMSTMCFSEARASPRSDAHCPRPGNVANMRGLPARRRSRPKKLVRHRQQHPVRLAALNVGTLTQRSRELANTLRKRRVDICCVQETRWKSSKSKELGDGYKLIYHGTSNRNGIGIILNETFRNSATVDRLSERLMAVKVDTAEGELQVVSAYAPQVGCSEEEKACFWENLQQYVQSLEGEEVLLIGGDFNGHVGSRKDGFKSCHGGYGYGGRNDHGLRILEYAAASDVIIANTQYRKRKSHLITYTSGFKSHPYRPCRCPIPFANHGLENLLSKEKTFKDRDTAHQMVESEGSKGGEVGPLQGCDMRDTREGERAVYRLVRARHRSTLDMEHTKIVKGADGAVLRRSEFSHPPIRTVPSVDGPALPITAVEVSAALAKMKSNKATGPDDIPADAYTTAVPYDEGFERFLEARLRKVVSVSLNQCGFVKDCSTIDAIHAIRIFLEKHRKKNRSVHLAFLDLEKAFDRVPHELLWMSMKSHRVPEEYVRWTKLLYAKPTSVVRCAAGTSRPFPVQVGVHQGSSLSPLLVILCMDTITEEIQKQNPWTLLFASLPTNG; from the exons ATGTGGGACTTATTAGTGTTGACTGCTGGAAATGAGTCGCAAAAACGAGACTTCGAAATCCTTCTTGCCGAATCGGATGTGTTACGGTATTGTAGGGAGGTAGCAGTCATTGCAGATTATCCTCACGAAGTCAAAATAG GATCTGGAGGAGCTACGATGAACGTTCTACACACATTAGGAGACGGAGTGGTTGAGAAGCAC ATTCTGTTGATTCATTCGGGTGGTCTTTCTCAACGGATGCCTCATCTCTCTGCATTAGGAAAGATATTCGCAACTTTGCCGGACGGTAGTTCTATTCTTGAGAAGAAACTGAACACATACAA ACTGCTCCCGACCCTGCTTCCGCCTGGTTTGCTGATATGTGCGTCAGACGTGGTCGAGGACGTATCAGCGTTCAAAGAATGCAATCCAGAATCTCAGATGATCGCTTTTGCAACAGAATCTAGTCTAGAG ATTGCCGTTGATCATGGTGTGTTTGTGTTGGACTCAAATGGAAACCTAAAATCAGTCCTACAAAAACCATCGCTGAAGCTGCTCAAAGACGCTGCAGCTGTTCTTCCATCTGGAAACGCATTAACAGATTG CTTTTACTGGATATCTTGGACTGTTTGTGAACAGCTAGGATCGTTGTGGCGAGACAGTGGCCCATGCACAGTGGAGACATGTTGCTACGGAGATTTTATGCGTCCTCTTGGATATGCGCCATTGTTGGACTATATCGAACAAG GTCCTGCCGAATTATCCATGTGGCGCAAGTCTTTTGCcgaaatattctcaaaaatttccccaCAAGTAGTGAATCTTGGTGTGGACTCATTTTTTCATATGGGAACTCCGAGAGAGCTCAAA CAGCACTGCCGTCGAAACTCAGTTTTCCACCGGAAGTTCTTGAGCTCGTTTTCTGAAGCTGTTCACTGCTCACTCACGAATTGCTCG GCTTTAAAACTGCTgcaatcctacctcacgcctcaacgcggcgcagcggtggccctggccttcgggcagctatggtggcgagactttgCCTCGGCAGGTtatcgcgtcatactgctaatgtctactatgtgtttttcagaagctagggcgtcccccagaagcgacgcgcattgccctcgcccgggcaatgtggcaaatatgcgagggctaccggctagaagacggagccggccaaagaagttggTCCGTCATCGCcaacaacatccagtgcgcttggcagcacttaacgttgggacgcttactcaaagaagtcgtgaactggcaaacactctcagaaaacgccgtgttgacatatgctGTGTACAGGAAACTCGCTGGAAAAGCTCCAAGTCAaaggaattaggcgatggctacaagctcatctaccacggcacatcaaatcgcaatggcattggtatcatattgaacgaaaCGTTTAGAAACAGCGCCAcagtggatcgactatcggaacgcctgatggctgtaaaagtggACACGGCAGAAGGGGAATTGcaagtcgtctctgcttatgctcCACAggtgggctgtagtgaagaagagaaggcgtgcttttgggaaaatctgcagcagtacgtccaatccctggaaggcgaagaagtacttctaatcggaggagacttcaacggacatgtcggttctcggaaagacgggTTTAAGAGTTGCCATGGTGGATATGGTTATGGAGGTCGTAACGACCACGGGTTGCGAATCTTGGAGTATGCTGCTGCAAGTGAcgtgatcattgctaacacgcagtatcggaaaagaaaatcgcatttgatcacgtacaccagcg gattcaaaagtcatccctacagaccatgtcgctgcccaataCCATTTGCTAATCacggacttgaaaatctcttGTCCAAGGAAAAGACATTCAAGGATAGagacacagcgcatcaaatggtggaatctgaaggatcgaaaggag GCGAAGtaggaccgctacaaggctgtgacATGCGCGacaccagagaaggcgagcgggcagtgtatcgtttagtaagagcgcgtcatcgctcaacgttggatatggagcacaccaagatcgttaagggagctgatggagccgttctgcgtcGCTCTG AGTTCAGTCATCCTCCCATTCGaactgttcccagcgtcgatGGTCCTgctctaccaattactgccgtcgaagtcagtgctgccctcgcaaaaatgaagtcgaacaaggcaaccggtcctgatgacatacctgctgat GCCTACACGACTGCTGtaccatacgatgaaggttttgaGCGtttcctggaagctcgtctgaggaaagtTGTCAGCGTTTCACTTAACCAAtgcggctttgtgaaggactgcagcactatagatgctatccatgccatccgtatcttcctggagaaacatcgaaagaagaaccgcagtgtgcatcttgcttttctcgatctcgagaaagctttcgaccgtgtcccacatgaactcttatggatgtccatgaagtcgcatagagtaccagaagaatatgtgcggtggacgaagctgctttatgcgaagcctaccagcgttgtgcgatgtgctgctggaacaagcaggccattccctgtacaagtaggggttcatcagggttcatccctctcacccctGCTGGTCATattgtgcatggacacgataacggaGGAGATCCAGAAGCAGAATCCGTGGACCCTACTCTTTGCCTCTTTGCCGAcgaatggatag